The following are from one region of the Lytechinus variegatus isolate NC3 chromosome 4, Lvar_3.0, whole genome shotgun sequence genome:
- the LOC121414336 gene encoding SR-related and CTD-associated factor 8-like isoform X3 — MEAVKHFNNELSSLYEVKPPISRAKMTSVTKSAIKAIKLYKHVVQSVEKFIQKCKPEYKVPGLYVIDSIVRQSRHQFGAEKDVFAPRFAKNIHGTFQHLFKCPTDDRAKIVRVLNLWQKNAVFGEEVIQPLLDMANPGSIKGGGDAVVKPAAHVPAPVVAASVAPEPVKQEKGAADVGSWLSKHSEAAEQVQQQQHFQQEEQVNTAPEPGEIEAEQEQEEVEEREEYYRSDEVEEYRREESSSSSKRSRRDRSRSHTPKKSRRSRSRSRSRSRSTSRSRSKSRSKRKRRSRSRSRSRKRRSRSRDRKDRDRDRDRDRDRDRDREERHREKEREREREREERRKEKEEEERQREKLKEREKKGLPSIKEKHLSVCSTTLWLGRLGKNIAESDIRTLIEEYGEIVSVEIIGTRGCAYVCMAKRHEANKTLKKIKDTRFRGNNLRVAWALGKGMKDANYKEYWEVEKGVSYIPWEELPSSGNYDVIAQGAMIDEDTLPPEIREAQAAHAAALKAAEEAAASASAAAAATTPIPTTVAPAPLPPPMAVAATIPAPPLPGMPVMTPAQPQISSAPAVLPAATQVPAMAAIPTPMAPMATQPQVASTVTTPAAVPTPQMVRMPVMPGGVFPPFVGFGQMATQGYRFPPGFVPGQPPPIGVPPPAGMIHPSGIPQAMPPSMPSVSQATAATAAPQEAQKPPPPGISLGVAEPKTEASEDVAPTNNSMAGLTTSMVTSQPSFVMTGGMRPRFNLPGLVTQGLIVNPGMIPGQRMPPPRTSMFQPIPPASSITAASAANSIAAVRPIQSLMNNANLLGLTPQALEAIQKTVSEASAVKTEPPKLHGILKNARPQPVQVRPAQVAGMGTPPRPFLGPGIRGLRPVGLAALPNSGQGNNQQPGAEPKDASAVGQPDRQDKPNLPEVGGSMGPRLGVPERQGPGNHGAVGGNPDRRTPEKPDDQDVGLDKLQMMFGERPGLRPDMAGMQRFRLPGPGMPGRPMRPEFGDVNRFAGPALRMLRPIVGQPMMHRGIPQGMQIRVGPPMQNVRIAGPSGGVQYPPNSGMRVPPPGMGNPRGPLPGMMRPQGMPPRNQGMRPPNQGMPPPNPGMPPPNPGMPPPNQGIPPNQGIPPNQGIPPNQGIPPPNQGMPPDMNDQPKRPGPNVPPLLPEKREGQNRRDEDPRRQSGAPSRWSNAAPDEGNKFPSRWQDVNQPEWRNRNRGGNDQGGRDSGGFGRDVDMRMHESPRDRDFRRPEEGDHQERGWRKDRGDRDDRFSRDRDDRYSRRDRDSDRERERDRGWQDRERDRNRERDRGRDRDRDRERDRDWRDRDRGDRDRDYRRDRNRERDTGREVPPGEWKPVGKEPPQSSEVDQSTSAEGAVPDASASAPGLPQEAIMKPSDTPQAVLPAQPFEAAEPRRPSFAEDSYEPDKPTEDTEPAYPEMSSAAIPPSVPPPAEPMEDFGGAPGDVPGVADMPQEPVNDSTKHEPVGPYPEPPVREEAPPPDPAMPASPDMPQAASEPAPTETAQVETEQSQSKDGQSESGKPEES; from the exons TGCAAGCCTGAATACAAGGTTCCAGGTCTCTACGTGATTGATTCAATTGTTAGGCAATCAAGGcatcag TTTGGAGCAGAGAAGGATGTCTTTGCTCCCCGGTTTGCCAAGAACATTCATGGCACGTTTCAGCACCTGTTCAAGTGTCCTACAGATGACCGAGCCAAGATTGTACGAGTGCTGAACCTTTGGCAGAAGAATGCGGTGTTTGGTGAAGAAGTCATCCAGCCCCTCCTGGACATGGCAAACCCCG GTAGCATAAAAGGAGGAGGAGATGCCGTAGTTAAGCCAGCTGCCCATGTACCCGCCCCAGTAGTAGCTGCTTCTGTAGCGCCTGAACCGGTGAAGCAGGAGAAGGGTGCCGCTGATGTGGGCTCTTGGCTCTCCAAACATAGTGAAGCTGCCGAACAAGTG caacaacaacagcatTTCCAACAAGAAGAG CAGGTAAATACGGCTCCTGAACCGGGGGAGATAGAAGCAgaacaagaacaagaagaagttgaagagagagaggagtACTACAGGTCAGATGAGGTCGAGGAGTACAGACGGGAggaatcgtcatcatcatctaagAGATCTAGGAGAGATAGAAGCAG ATCGCATACTCCAAAGAAGAGCAGACGTTCACGAAGCCGGTCTCGTTCAAGATCTAGGTCTACCTCAAGATCCAGGTCCAAGTCTAGGTCGAAGCGGAAACGACGATCTCGCTCCAGGAGTCGGTCACGCAAGCGGAGATCACGCTCCCGCGATCGGAAGGACCGAGACAGGGACCGTGACCGCGATAGGGATCGCGACCGGGATAGAGAGGAGAGACAtcgagagaaagagagggaaagagagagggaacgTGAGGAAcgaagaaaggagaaagaagaggaggagcGCCAAAGGGAAAAActgaaggaaagagaaaagaagggTCTTCCATCCATCAAGGAAAAACATCTTAGTG TGTGTAGTACAACGCTGTGGTTAGGTCGTCTGGGTAAGAATATAGCCGAGTCGGACATCAGAACACTTATCGAGGAATATGGAGAGATCGTTTCAGTCGAG ATCATTGGGACAAGAGGATGTGCCTATGTGTGCATGGCAAAGAGACATGAAGCCAACAAAACcctgaagaaaataaaagacacAAGATTCCGTGGCAATAATCTGAGG GTTGCATGGGCCCTGGGTAAGGGCATGAAGGATGCAAACTACAAAGAGTACTGGGAAGTTGAGAAGGGCGTTAGCTACATCCCGTGGGAAGAGCTTCCTTCAAGCGGTAACTATGACGTCATCGCGCAAGGAGCCATGATCGATGAAGACACGTTGCCCCCGGAAATCAGAGAAG ccCAAGCCGCTCATGCAGCTGCTTTGAAGGCAGCAGAAGAGGCTGCAGCTTCTGCCAGTGcagctgctgctgctactactccTATTCCTACCACGGTAGCACCTGCTCCACTGCCTCCTCCAATGGCTGTAGCAGCCACTATCCCTGCACCTCCCTTACCAGGCATGCCAGTGATGACTCCAGCACAACCTCAGATCTCTTCTGCACCGGCCGTCCTTCCTGCAGCCACCCAGGTACCAGCTATGGCAGCCATACCAACCCCGATGGCACCCATGGCAACACAGCCTCAGGTTGCCTCCACTGTCACCACTCCAGCTGCAGTTCCTACACCCCAGATGGTACGCATGCCTGTCATGCCTGGTGGCGTCTTCCCTCCGTTTGTTGGCTTTGGTCAGATGGCCACTCAAGGTTATAGATTCCCTCCAGGATTCGTTCCAGGACAGCCACCACCGATTGGTGTTCCTCCTCCAGCTGGAATGATACATCCATCTGGAATACCACAAGCCATGCCACCCTCTATGCCAAGTGTCAGTCAGGCAACGGCTGCCACTGCAGCACCTCAAGAGGCCCAGAAACCACCACCGCCAGGCATCTCTCTCGGAGTCGCAGAGCCAAAGACAGAAGCAAGCGAAGATGTAGCTCCCACAAACAATAGCATGGCTGGATTAACAACTTCAATGGTTACTTCACAACCTTCATTTGTAATGACGGGTGGTATGAGGCCTCGTTTCAACCTACCAGGCTTAGTGACACAGGGTTTGATTGTTAATCCTGGAATGATTCCAGGGCAAAGGATGCCACCTCCCAGAACATCTATGTTCCAACCTATCCCTCCTGCATCTTCTATCACAGCAGCTTCAGCAGCAAATTCAATAGCAGCTGTCCGTCCTATCCAGTCATTaatgaataatgcaaatcttctggGTCTCACTCCACAGGCTTTAGAAGCAATCCAAAAGACAGTGTCAGAGGCTTCAGCAGTTAAGACTGAACCCCCGAAGTTACATGGAATCTTGAAGAATGCAAGGCCGCAACCTGTTCAGGTCCGACCTGCTCAAGTAGCAGGAATGGGGACGCCTCCTAGGCCTTTTCTTGGACCTGGTATTAGAGGATTGAGACCAGTTGGTCTTGCTGCACTACCAAACTCAGGCCAAGGAAATAACCAGCAACCAGGAGCTGAACCCAAAGATGCTTCTGCAGTTGGACAACCGGATAGGCAGGACAAACCCAATTTGCCAGAAGTGGGAGGGAGTATGGGTCCTCGACTAGGAGTACCAGAAAGGCAAGGGCCAGGAAATCATGGAGCAGTTGGAGGAAACCCTGATAGGCGAACGCCTGAGAAGCCTGATGATCAGGATGTTGGCTTAGACAAGTTGCAGATGATGTTTGGGGAAAGACCTGGTTTGAGACCAGATATGGCAGGTATGCAGAGATTCCGGCTTCCTGGACCTGGAATGCCAGGAAGACCGATGAGGCCAGAGTTTGGAGACGTCAACAGATTTGCTGGACCTGCACTACGTATGTTGCGTCCCATCGTCGGGCAACCAATGATGCATCGAGGAATTCCTCAGGGTATGCAGATCCGTGTAGGTCCTCCCATGCAGAATGTAAGGATAGCTGGTCCATCTGGAGGTGTCCAGTACCCTCCAAATAGTGGAATGCGTGTTCCACCCCCAGGAATGGGGAATCCTCGAGGGCCACTGCCAGGTATGATGCGTCCACAGGGTATGCCGCCACGAAATCAGGGCATGCGTCCCCCTAATCAAGGGATGCCACCACCAAATCCAGGTATGCCACCTCCGAATCCAGGTATGCCTCCTCCGAATCAAGGAATTCCTCCAAATCAAGGAATCCCTCCAAACCAAGGAATTCCTCCAAACCAAGGAATTCCTCCTCCTAACCAAGGAATGCCTCCGGACATGAACGACCAACCCAAGAGGCCTGGACCAAATGTTCCTCCACTCTTACCTGAAAAACGTGAAGGGCAAAATAGGAGAGATGAAGATCCAAGAAGGCAAAGTGGAGCACCTAGTAGATGGAGTAATGCTGCTCCGGATGAAGGGAATAAGTTCCCAAGTCGCTGGCAAGATGTAAACCAACCAGAGTGGAGAAATAGGAACAGAGGTGGTAATGACCAAGGTGGAAGAGATAGTGGAGGGTTTGGCAGGGATGTTGACATGAGGATGCATGAGAGTCCACGAGATAGGGACTTCCGCCGACCAGAGGAAGGGGATCACCAAGAAAGGGGGTGGAGAAAAGATCGTGGAGATCGTGATGATCGATTTTCCCGTGACAGAGATGATCGTTATTCACGACGTGATCGGGATTCAgacagagaaagggagagagaccGGGGTTGGCAAGATCGTGAGAGAGACCGCAATCGTGAACGTGATAGAGGACGCGATAGAGATAGAGACCGTGAAAGAGACAGGGATTGGCGAGATCGTGACCGTGGTGACAGAGACAGAGATTATCGCAGGGACAGGAACAGAGAGAGGGACACTGGACGTGAAGTCCCTCCTGGAGAATGGAAGCCTGTCGGTAAGGAGCCACCTCAAAGCTCTGAAGTAGATCAAAGCACAAGTGCTGAAGGTGCAGTTCCGgatgcctctgcctctgctccTGGACTTCCTCAGGAGGCAATCATGAAACCTTCAGATACTCCACAAGCTGTGCTTCCTGCCCAGCCATTTGAGGCAGCAGAGCCTAGACGGCCATCCTTTGCTGAAGATAGCTATGAACCCGATAAACCAACTGAAGACACTGAGCCAGCATATCCAGAAATGTCCTCCGCAGCCATTCCTCCATCTGTTCCACCACCAGCCGAACCAATGGAAGACTTCGGAGGTGCGCCTGGCGATGTTCCTGGTGTTGCTGACATGCCTCAGGAGCCTGTTAACGACAGTACTAAGCATGAACCAGTCGGACCATACCCTGAACCTCCAGTCCGTGAAGAAGCACCGCCACCAGATCCTGCCATGCCGGCATCGCCGGATATGCCACAGGCAGCATCCGAGCCTGCTCCAACTGAAACTGCCCAAGTAGAAACTGAGCAAAGTCAGTCTAAAGATGGACAATCAGAATCAGGGAAGCCTGAAGAATCTTGA
- the LOC121414336 gene encoding SR-related and CTD-associated factor 4-like isoform X1 — protein MEAVKHFNNELSSLYEVKPPISRAKMTSVTKSAIKAIKLYKHVVQSVEKFIQKCKPEYKVPGLYVIDSIVRQSRHQFGAEKDVFAPRFAKNIHGTFQHLFKCPTDDRAKIVRVLNLWQKNAVFGEEVIQPLLDMANPGSIKGGGDAVVKPAAHVPAPVVAASVAPEPVKQEKGAADVGSWLSKHSEAAEQVQQQQQQIEQLQLLQKQLQKQSQVPKAAPGIDTSLLSQMQTLTSQLNVLTNQAWTGDAPVKAEKAAPLQPVNTNSKPSGFNKALLDFDYGDEEDEDQSSKKEITPTPSTMIPSLQASLEAVQRLTHQLQQAESQDQVKPQPTYPEPQQQQQQQHFQQEEQVNTAPEPGEIEAEQEQEEVEEREEYYRSDEVEEYRREESSSSSKRSRRDRSRSHTPKKSRRSRSRSRSRSRSTSRSRSKSRSKRKRRSRSRSRSRKRRSRSRDRKDRDRDRDRDRDRDRDREERHREKEREREREREERRKEKEEEERQREKLKEREKKGLPSIKEKHLSVCSTTLWLGRLGKNIAESDIRTLIEEYGEIVSVEIIGTRGCAYVCMAKRHEANKTLKKIKDTRFRGNNLRVAWALGKGMKDANYKEYWEVEKGVSYIPWEELPSSGNYDVIAQGAMIDEDTLPPEIREAQAAHAAALKAAEEAAASASAAAAATTPIPTTVAPAPLPPPMAVAATIPAPPLPGMPVMTPAQPQISSAPAVLPAATQVPAMAAIPTPMAPMATQPQVASTVTTPAAVPTPQMVRMPVMPGGVFPPFVGFGQMATQGYRFPPGFVPGQPPPIGVPPPAGMIHPSGIPQAMPPSMPSVSQATAATAAPQEAQKPPPPGISLGVAEPKTEASEDVAPTNNSMAGLTTSMVTSQPSFVMTGGMRPRFNLPGLVTQGLIVNPGMIPGQRMPPPRTSMFQPIPPASSITAASAANSIAAVRPIQSLMNNANLLGLTPQALEAIQKTVSEASAVKTEPPKLHGILKNARPQPVQVRPAQVAGMGTPPRPFLGPGIRGLRPVGLAALPNSGQGNNQQPGAEPKDASAVGQPDRQDKPNLPEVGGSMGPRLGVPERQGPGNHGAVGGNPDRRTPEKPDDQDVGLDKLQMMFGERPGLRPDMAGMQRFRLPGPGMPGRPMRPEFGDVNRFAGPALRMLRPIVGQPMMHRGIPQGMQIRVGPPMQNVRIAGPSGGVQYPPNSGMRVPPPGMGNPRGPLPGMMRPQGMPPRNQGMRPPNQGMPPPNPGMPPPNPGMPPPNQGIPPNQGIPPNQGIPPNQGIPPPNQGMPPDMNDQPKRPGPNVPPLLPEKREGQNRRDEDPRRQSGAPSRWSNAAPDEGNKFPSRWQDVNQPEWRNRNRGGNDQGGRDSGGFGRDVDMRMHESPRDRDFRRPEEGDHQERGWRKDRGDRDDRFSRDRDDRYSRRDRDSDRERERDRGWQDRERDRNRERDRGRDRDRDRERDRDWRDRDRGDRDRDYRRDRNRERDTGREVPPGEWKPVGKEPPQSSEVDQSTSAEGAVPDASASAPGLPQEAIMKPSDTPQAVLPAQPFEAAEPRRPSFAEDSYEPDKPTEDTEPAYPEMSSAAIPPSVPPPAEPMEDFGGAPGDVPGVADMPQEPVNDSTKHEPVGPYPEPPVREEAPPPDPAMPASPDMPQAASEPAPTETAQVETEQSQSKDGQSESGKPEES, from the exons TGCAAGCCTGAATACAAGGTTCCAGGTCTCTACGTGATTGATTCAATTGTTAGGCAATCAAGGcatcag TTTGGAGCAGAGAAGGATGTCTTTGCTCCCCGGTTTGCCAAGAACATTCATGGCACGTTTCAGCACCTGTTCAAGTGTCCTACAGATGACCGAGCCAAGATTGTACGAGTGCTGAACCTTTGGCAGAAGAATGCGGTGTTTGGTGAAGAAGTCATCCAGCCCCTCCTGGACATGGCAAACCCCG GTAGCATAAAAGGAGGAGGAGATGCCGTAGTTAAGCCAGCTGCCCATGTACCCGCCCCAGTAGTAGCTGCTTCTGTAGCGCCTGAACCGGTGAAGCAGGAGAAGGGTGCCGCTGATGTGGGCTCTTGGCTCTCCAAACATAGTGAAGCTGCCGAACAAGTG caacaacaacaacagcagatCGAGCAGCTGCAGCTCCTGCAGAAGCAGCTTCAGAAGCAGTCTCAGGTGCCGAAGGCTGCGCCAGGCATCGATACGTCTCTTCTGAGCCAGATGCAGACCTTGACCAGTCAGCTCAATGTATTGACCAACCAAGCATGGACAGGAGACGCGCCGGTCAAGGCGGAGAAGGCCGCACCTCTCCAGCCAGTCAATACAAACTCCAAACCCTCCGGGTTTAACAAG GCTTTACTTGACTTTGACTAtggagatgaagaagatgaagatCAATCGTCCAAGAAAGAAATCACCCCCACTCCAAGTACAAT GATCCCCAGCTTACAGGCAAGCTTGGAGGCAGTTCAGCGTCTTACCCATCAGCTACAGCAGGCTGAGTCTCAGGATCAAGTCAAGCCACAGCCAACCTATCCAGAACctcagcagcagcaacaacaacagcatTTCCAACAAGAAGAG CAGGTAAATACGGCTCCTGAACCGGGGGAGATAGAAGCAgaacaagaacaagaagaagttgaagagagagaggagtACTACAGGTCAGATGAGGTCGAGGAGTACAGACGGGAggaatcgtcatcatcatctaagAGATCTAGGAGAGATAGAAGCAG ATCGCATACTCCAAAGAAGAGCAGACGTTCACGAAGCCGGTCTCGTTCAAGATCTAGGTCTACCTCAAGATCCAGGTCCAAGTCTAGGTCGAAGCGGAAACGACGATCTCGCTCCAGGAGTCGGTCACGCAAGCGGAGATCACGCTCCCGCGATCGGAAGGACCGAGACAGGGACCGTGACCGCGATAGGGATCGCGACCGGGATAGAGAGGAGAGACAtcgagagaaagagagggaaagagagagggaacgTGAGGAAcgaagaaaggagaaagaagaggaggagcGCCAAAGGGAAAAActgaaggaaagagaaaagaagggTCTTCCATCCATCAAGGAAAAACATCTTAGTG TGTGTAGTACAACGCTGTGGTTAGGTCGTCTGGGTAAGAATATAGCCGAGTCGGACATCAGAACACTTATCGAGGAATATGGAGAGATCGTTTCAGTCGAG ATCATTGGGACAAGAGGATGTGCCTATGTGTGCATGGCAAAGAGACATGAAGCCAACAAAACcctgaagaaaataaaagacacAAGATTCCGTGGCAATAATCTGAGG GTTGCATGGGCCCTGGGTAAGGGCATGAAGGATGCAAACTACAAAGAGTACTGGGAAGTTGAGAAGGGCGTTAGCTACATCCCGTGGGAAGAGCTTCCTTCAAGCGGTAACTATGACGTCATCGCGCAAGGAGCCATGATCGATGAAGACACGTTGCCCCCGGAAATCAGAGAAG ccCAAGCCGCTCATGCAGCTGCTTTGAAGGCAGCAGAAGAGGCTGCAGCTTCTGCCAGTGcagctgctgctgctactactccTATTCCTACCACGGTAGCACCTGCTCCACTGCCTCCTCCAATGGCTGTAGCAGCCACTATCCCTGCACCTCCCTTACCAGGCATGCCAGTGATGACTCCAGCACAACCTCAGATCTCTTCTGCACCGGCCGTCCTTCCTGCAGCCACCCAGGTACCAGCTATGGCAGCCATACCAACCCCGATGGCACCCATGGCAACACAGCCTCAGGTTGCCTCCACTGTCACCACTCCAGCTGCAGTTCCTACACCCCAGATGGTACGCATGCCTGTCATGCCTGGTGGCGTCTTCCCTCCGTTTGTTGGCTTTGGTCAGATGGCCACTCAAGGTTATAGATTCCCTCCAGGATTCGTTCCAGGACAGCCACCACCGATTGGTGTTCCTCCTCCAGCTGGAATGATACATCCATCTGGAATACCACAAGCCATGCCACCCTCTATGCCAAGTGTCAGTCAGGCAACGGCTGCCACTGCAGCACCTCAAGAGGCCCAGAAACCACCACCGCCAGGCATCTCTCTCGGAGTCGCAGAGCCAAAGACAGAAGCAAGCGAAGATGTAGCTCCCACAAACAATAGCATGGCTGGATTAACAACTTCAATGGTTACTTCACAACCTTCATTTGTAATGACGGGTGGTATGAGGCCTCGTTTCAACCTACCAGGCTTAGTGACACAGGGTTTGATTGTTAATCCTGGAATGATTCCAGGGCAAAGGATGCCACCTCCCAGAACATCTATGTTCCAACCTATCCCTCCTGCATCTTCTATCACAGCAGCTTCAGCAGCAAATTCAATAGCAGCTGTCCGTCCTATCCAGTCATTaatgaataatgcaaatcttctggGTCTCACTCCACAGGCTTTAGAAGCAATCCAAAAGACAGTGTCAGAGGCTTCAGCAGTTAAGACTGAACCCCCGAAGTTACATGGAATCTTGAAGAATGCAAGGCCGCAACCTGTTCAGGTCCGACCTGCTCAAGTAGCAGGAATGGGGACGCCTCCTAGGCCTTTTCTTGGACCTGGTATTAGAGGATTGAGACCAGTTGGTCTTGCTGCACTACCAAACTCAGGCCAAGGAAATAACCAGCAACCAGGAGCTGAACCCAAAGATGCTTCTGCAGTTGGACAACCGGATAGGCAGGACAAACCCAATTTGCCAGAAGTGGGAGGGAGTATGGGTCCTCGACTAGGAGTACCAGAAAGGCAAGGGCCAGGAAATCATGGAGCAGTTGGAGGAAACCCTGATAGGCGAACGCCTGAGAAGCCTGATGATCAGGATGTTGGCTTAGACAAGTTGCAGATGATGTTTGGGGAAAGACCTGGTTTGAGACCAGATATGGCAGGTATGCAGAGATTCCGGCTTCCTGGACCTGGAATGCCAGGAAGACCGATGAGGCCAGAGTTTGGAGACGTCAACAGATTTGCTGGACCTGCACTACGTATGTTGCGTCCCATCGTCGGGCAACCAATGATGCATCGAGGAATTCCTCAGGGTATGCAGATCCGTGTAGGTCCTCCCATGCAGAATGTAAGGATAGCTGGTCCATCTGGAGGTGTCCAGTACCCTCCAAATAGTGGAATGCGTGTTCCACCCCCAGGAATGGGGAATCCTCGAGGGCCACTGCCAGGTATGATGCGTCCACAGGGTATGCCGCCACGAAATCAGGGCATGCGTCCCCCTAATCAAGGGATGCCACCACCAAATCCAGGTATGCCACCTCCGAATCCAGGTATGCCTCCTCCGAATCAAGGAATTCCTCCAAATCAAGGAATCCCTCCAAACCAAGGAATTCCTCCAAACCAAGGAATTCCTCCTCCTAACCAAGGAATGCCTCCGGACATGAACGACCAACCCAAGAGGCCTGGACCAAATGTTCCTCCACTCTTACCTGAAAAACGTGAAGGGCAAAATAGGAGAGATGAAGATCCAAGAAGGCAAAGTGGAGCACCTAGTAGATGGAGTAATGCTGCTCCGGATGAAGGGAATAAGTTCCCAAGTCGCTGGCAAGATGTAAACCAACCAGAGTGGAGAAATAGGAACAGAGGTGGTAATGACCAAGGTGGAAGAGATAGTGGAGGGTTTGGCAGGGATGTTGACATGAGGATGCATGAGAGTCCACGAGATAGGGACTTCCGCCGACCAGAGGAAGGGGATCACCAAGAAAGGGGGTGGAGAAAAGATCGTGGAGATCGTGATGATCGATTTTCCCGTGACAGAGATGATCGTTATTCACGACGTGATCGGGATTCAgacagagaaagggagagagaccGGGGTTGGCAAGATCGTGAGAGAGACCGCAATCGTGAACGTGATAGAGGACGCGATAGAGATAGAGACCGTGAAAGAGACAGGGATTGGCGAGATCGTGACCGTGGTGACAGAGACAGAGATTATCGCAGGGACAGGAACAGAGAGAGGGACACTGGACGTGAAGTCCCTCCTGGAGAATGGAAGCCTGTCGGTAAGGAGCCACCTCAAAGCTCTGAAGTAGATCAAAGCACAAGTGCTGAAGGTGCAGTTCCGgatgcctctgcctctgctccTGGACTTCCTCAGGAGGCAATCATGAAACCTTCAGATACTCCACAAGCTGTGCTTCCTGCCCAGCCATTTGAGGCAGCAGAGCCTAGACGGCCATCCTTTGCTGAAGATAGCTATGAACCCGATAAACCAACTGAAGACACTGAGCCAGCATATCCAGAAATGTCCTCCGCAGCCATTCCTCCATCTGTTCCACCACCAGCCGAACCAATGGAAGACTTCGGAGGTGCGCCTGGCGATGTTCCTGGTGTTGCTGACATGCCTCAGGAGCCTGTTAACGACAGTACTAAGCATGAACCAGTCGGACCATACCCTGAACCTCCAGTCCGTGAAGAAGCACCGCCACCAGATCCTGCCATGCCGGCATCGCCGGATATGCCACAGGCAGCATCCGAGCCTGCTCCAACTGAAACTGCCCAAGTAGAAACTGAGCAAAGTCAGTCTAAAGATGGACAATCAGAATCAGGGAAGCCTGAAGAATCTTGA